A DNA window from Massilia putida contains the following coding sequences:
- a CDS encoding cupin domain-containing protein produces the protein MDKPIINIDDVTLEPRPPGMSPEGEAADRYDAKMGFIGTRIGARKLGYNLTAVPPGKRAFPLHNHHVNEEMFFILQGSGELRLGDAVHPIRAGDIIACPPGGKEVAHQIVNTGTEELRYLAVSTKESPELVDYPDSGKFGILAERPGTGERFAFIGRADQSLDYWEGN, from the coding sequence ATGGACAAACCGATCATCAATATCGACGACGTCACGCTGGAACCGCGCCCGCCGGGCATGTCGCCCGAGGGCGAGGCGGCCGACCGGTACGACGCGAAAATGGGTTTCATCGGCACGCGCATCGGCGCCCGCAAGCTGGGCTACAACCTGACGGCGGTGCCGCCGGGCAAGCGCGCGTTCCCCTTGCATAACCATCACGTCAACGAAGAAATGTTCTTCATCCTGCAAGGCAGCGGCGAACTGCGCCTGGGCGACGCCGTCCACCCGATCCGCGCGGGCGACATCATCGCCTGTCCACCCGGCGGCAAGGAGGTGGCGCACCAGATCGTGAACACGGGCACCGAAGAACTGCGCTACCTGGCCGTCAGCACGAAAGAGTCGCCGGAACTCGTCGACTACCCGGATTCCGGCAAGTTCGGCATCCTGGCCGAGCGCCCCGGCACGGGCGAACGCTTCGCATTCATCGGCCGGGCGGACCAGTCGCTCGACTATTGGGAAGGCAATTAA
- a CDS encoding putative signal transducing protein codes for MHISSDMLNAALTGAPELARLPGRDLVEVARYLIPLEANLVQGCLAASGIPAVLADAHLVQTDLLLAPALGGVRILVPQDHLQQAQAVLAAFARGEFALGEDADVGDG; via the coding sequence ATGCACATATCGAGCGACATGCTGAACGCGGCGCTGACCGGCGCCCCCGAACTGGCGCGCCTGCCGGGCCGCGACCTGGTCGAGGTGGCGCGCTACCTGATCCCGCTGGAAGCGAACCTCGTGCAGGGCTGCCTCGCCGCGTCCGGCATCCCGGCGGTGCTGGCCGACGCCCACCTCGTGCAGACGGACCTGCTGCTGGCGCCTGCGCTCGGCGGCGTGCGCATCCTCGTCCCGCAGGATCATCTGCAGCAGGCGCAGGCCGTGCTGGCGGCGTTCGCGCGGGGTGAGTTCGCGTTGGGAGAAGATGCGGACGTCGGCGACGGTTGA
- the miaA gene encoding tRNA (adenosine(37)-N6)-dimethylallyltransferase MiaA encodes MTSHQKPLAVAIMGPTASGKTAAALAIAQEIPVEIISVDSALVYRGMDIGTAKPSAEELASAPHHLIDIIDPLDAYSVAQFRADAIRLVAEIQARGRLPLLVGGTMMYFKGLNDGLDDLPTADADVRARLDAEAARIGWPGMHAKLREVDPVTADRLAPNDAQRINRALEIYELSGKPMSALLARRDKPELPFDLVPFALEPLDRAVLHARIALRFDQMLGTSDDTGIVAEVAGLRARGYLHPNLPSMRCVGYRQAWEYLDGSIDRAQLRETGIVATRQLAKRQLTWLRSMPERIVIDCLGPDPARQMLAHLATLRA; translated from the coding sequence ATGACTTCGCATCAAAAACCGCTGGCCGTGGCCATCATGGGCCCGACCGCGTCCGGCAAGACGGCGGCCGCACTCGCCATCGCGCAAGAGATTCCCGTCGAGATCATCTCGGTCGACTCCGCCCTGGTCTACCGCGGCATGGACATCGGCACCGCGAAACCGTCCGCCGAGGAACTGGCGAGCGCGCCGCATCATCTCATCGACATCATCGATCCGCTCGACGCCTACTCCGTCGCGCAGTTCCGCGCCGACGCGATCCGGCTCGTGGCCGAGATCCAGGCGCGCGGCCGGCTGCCGCTGCTCGTCGGCGGCACGATGATGTACTTTAAAGGGCTGAACGACGGCCTGGACGACCTGCCCACGGCCGACGCCGACGTGCGCGCCCGCCTCGACGCGGAAGCGGCGCGCATCGGCTGGCCCGGCATGCACGCGAAGCTGCGCGAGGTCGACCCGGTCACCGCGGACCGCCTGGCGCCGAACGACGCCCAGCGCATCAACCGCGCGCTCGAAATTTATGAACTGTCGGGCAAGCCGATGTCGGCCCTGCTGGCGCGGCGCGACAAGCCCGAGCTGCCGTTCGACCTCGTGCCGTTCGCGCTGGAGCCGCTCGATCGCGCCGTGCTGCACGCGCGCATCGCGCTGCGCTTCGACCAGATGCTGGGCACGAGCGACGACACGGGCATCGTGGCCGAGGTCGCGGGCCTGCGCGCGCGCGGCTACCTGCATCCGAATCTGCCGTCGATGCGCTGCGTCGGCTACCGCCAGGCGTGGGAATACCTCGACGGCAGTATCGACCGCGCGCAGCTGCGCGAGACGGGCATCGTCGCCACGCGCCAGCTGGCCAAGCGCCAGCTGACCTGGCTGCGGTCGATGCCGGAGCGGATCGTGATCGATTGCCTGGGGCCGGATCCGGCGCGGCAGATGCTTGCTCATCTGGCCACGTTGCGGGCATGA
- a CDS encoding lipid-transfer protein has product MSRKVHVTGVGMIPFAKPGASAPYHEMGALAARAALEDAGIAWTEVEQAYAGYVYGDSTCGQKALYGVGMTGIPIVNVNNNCSTGSTALYLARQAVQGGAADCVLVLGFEQMSPGALASVFTDRPAPFDDFDAVTDRLVGKPEIPLALRYFGGAGLAHMEKYGTPLEAFARIRAKASRHAVNNPLALFRKEVSSQDVLDAPAIWPGVMTRLMACPPTCGAAAAVLVSEDFAKKRGLRADVHIAAQAMTTDRPGTFDSNDMMRLVGYDMSRGAANKVYEQAGIGPDDLDVVELHDCFAHNELITYEALGLCPEGGADKFIRDGDNTYGGKVVTNPSGGLLSKGHPLGATGLAQCFELTHQLRGTAGARQVEGARTALQHNLGLGGACVVTLYQV; this is encoded by the coding sequence ATGAGCCGCAAAGTCCATGTGACCGGTGTCGGGATGATCCCGTTCGCCAAACCGGGGGCGAGCGCCCCGTACCACGAGATGGGCGCGCTGGCCGCGCGCGCCGCGCTGGAAGATGCGGGCATCGCCTGGACCGAGGTCGAGCAGGCCTATGCCGGCTATGTCTACGGTGATTCCACCTGCGGCCAGAAAGCCTTGTACGGCGTCGGCATGACGGGCATCCCGATCGTCAACGTCAACAACAACTGCTCCACGGGCTCCACCGCGCTGTATCTCGCGCGCCAGGCCGTGCAGGGCGGGGCGGCCGACTGCGTGCTCGTGCTGGGCTTCGAGCAGATGAGCCCCGGCGCGCTGGCGTCCGTGTTCACCGACCGTCCCGCGCCGTTCGACGACTTCGACGCCGTCACCGACCGCCTCGTCGGCAAGCCCGAGATCCCGCTGGCGCTGCGCTACTTCGGCGGCGCCGGCCTCGCGCACATGGAAAAATACGGCACGCCATTGGAAGCCTTCGCGCGCATCCGCGCCAAGGCCAGCCGGCACGCCGTGAACAATCCGCTGGCCCTGTTCCGCAAGGAGGTGAGCAGCCAGGACGTGCTGGATGCCCCCGCGATCTGGCCCGGCGTGATGACCCGGCTGATGGCTTGTCCGCCCACCTGCGGCGCCGCCGCGGCCGTGCTGGTGTCGGAGGACTTCGCGAAGAAGCGCGGCCTGCGCGCCGACGTCCACATCGCCGCGCAGGCGATGACGACGGACCGTCCCGGCACGTTCGACTCGAACGACATGATGCGCCTCGTCGGCTACGACATGAGCCGGGGAGCCGCGAATAAAGTCTACGAGCAGGCGGGCATCGGCCCCGACGACCTGGACGTCGTCGAACTGCACGACTGCTTCGCGCACAACGAGTTGATCACCTACGAGGCGCTGGGCCTGTGCCCGGAAGGCGGTGCCGACAAATTCATCCGCGACGGCGACAACACATACGGCGGTAAAGTCGTCACGAATCCGTCCGGCGGCCTGCTGTCGAAGGGGCACCCGCTCGGCGCGACGGGTCTCGCCCAATGCTTCGAACTGACGCACCAGCTGCGCGGCACCGCGGGCGCGCGCCAGGTCGAAGGCGCGCGCACGGCGCTGCAGCACAATCTGGGGCTGGGCGGCGCGTGCGTCGTCACGCTGTATCAGGTGTGA
- a CDS encoding TetR/AcrR family transcriptional regulator, producing the protein MTPTLDQTLRNKSSLTTEKGWERVHAILQAARRLLAADGYAGLSMRKVAAEAGMTLSNVQHYYNSKEVLLEAVLLSTMDEFQAKMDRISAEMSDRPRLDQFLSTADMFLEEITDPVTHALFFEIWALASRNAFASSLMDRMLGRERKTVYNLIRGMNPTISDEEYMQRAILMVAQIEGLMLFRLDRESRGAQFLAVRAAVRKALLNLATVP; encoded by the coding sequence ATGACTCCCACGCTCGACCAGACCCTGCGCAACAAGTCTTCCCTCACGACCGAAAAAGGCTGGGAGCGCGTGCACGCGATCCTGCAGGCCGCGCGTCGGCTGCTTGCCGCGGACGGCTATGCCGGCCTGTCGATGCGCAAGGTGGCCGCCGAGGCGGGCATGACCCTGTCGAACGTCCAGCACTATTACAACAGTAAAGAGGTCTTGCTGGAGGCCGTGCTGCTGTCCACGATGGACGAATTCCAGGCCAAGATGGACCGCATCTCGGCCGAGATGAGCGACCGCCCGCGCCTGGACCAGTTCCTGTCGACGGCGGACATGTTCCTGGAAGAGATCACGGACCCGGTCACGCACGCGCTGTTCTTCGAGATCTGGGCGCTGGCGTCGCGCAACGCGTTCGCCTCCAGCCTCATGGACCGTATGCTGGGGCGCGAGCGCAAGACCGTCTACAACCTGATCCGCGGGATGAATCCGACCATCTCCGACGAGGAATACATGCAGCGCGCGATCCTGATGGTGGCGCAGATCGAAGGGCTGATGCTGTTCCGCCTGGACCGCGAATCGCGCGGCGCGCAGTTCCTGGCCGTGCGGGCGGCGGTGCGCAAGGCGTTGCTCAACCTCGCCACCGTCCCGTAA
- the mutL gene encoding DNA mismatch repair endonuclease MutL, whose product MNAPAPTHRPIQQLPDQLISQIAAGEVVERPSAVVKELLENALDAGATQIMVRLEEGGVKRIAITDNGRGIPPEELPLALARHATSKIASLTDLENVNTLGFRGEALASIASVAAVCITSRTPGAPHAWEIVGSHQGTVSPSSGPFGTTIDVQDLYFNTPARRKFLKSEQTEYGHCAEVVRRIALARPDVSFSLTHNGRTIDHWNTSEAAKRSAQILGGDFAEARLHLDESAGPLRLHGYVGLPTASKARADSQYFYVNGRFVRDKLLVHAVKAAYEDVLHGDRFPSYVLALELDPAMVDVNVHPSKIEVRFRDSRAVHQFVFHAVQRALAQTSATAHGNAPAPVSAAEITPSSTSLGDTAWRRPHEQTSFGSQLASPAWTSGSGTGGGGGGSRASSTFSPSPFPAGSRWDAPAGAGIPQRTESYGALFTGAPKASQPPGVEETPLPETTKPASDDDFPLGFALAQLHGIYVLAQNRKGLVLVDMHAAHERILYEQLKNALDAQAGGEQMQVQQMLIPVTFFADAIEMGTAQEEQETLKALGFDIAAVSPTTLAVRAVPTLLKNADAQTLARDVLRDVREFGGSRVLIERRNELLGTLACHTAVRANRILTLPEMNALLRQMEATERADQCNHGRPTWVQLEIAALDKLFLRGQ is encoded by the coding sequence ATGAACGCCCCGGCCCCCACCCACCGCCCCATCCAGCAGCTTCCCGACCAGCTCATCTCGCAGATCGCCGCCGGCGAGGTCGTCGAGCGGCCATCCGCCGTGGTGAAAGAGCTTCTGGAAAACGCGCTCGACGCCGGCGCCACGCAGATCATGGTCCGGCTCGAAGAAGGCGGCGTCAAGCGCATCGCCATCACCGACAACGGCCGCGGCATCCCGCCCGAGGAATTGCCGCTCGCGCTGGCGCGCCATGCGACGTCGAAGATCGCGTCGCTGACCGACCTCGAAAACGTCAACACGCTCGGCTTCCGCGGCGAGGCGCTGGCGTCGATCGCGTCCGTCGCCGCCGTGTGCATCACGTCGCGCACGCCGGGCGCGCCGCACGCGTGGGAAATCGTCGGCTCGCACCAGGGCACGGTCTCGCCCTCGTCCGGCCCGTTCGGCACGACGATCGACGTGCAGGACCTGTATTTCAATACGCCCGCGCGGCGCAAATTCTTGAAGTCGGAGCAGACGGAATACGGCCACTGCGCCGAGGTCGTGCGCCGCATCGCGCTGGCGCGGCCGGACGTGTCGTTCAGCCTGACGCACAACGGCCGCACGATCGACCACTGGAACACGAGCGAGGCCGCGAAGCGCAGTGCGCAGATCCTCGGCGGCGACTTCGCCGAAGCCCGCCTGCATCTGGATGAAAGCGCCGGCCCGCTGCGCCTGCATGGCTACGTCGGCCTGCCGACGGCATCGAAGGCGCGCGCCGACAGCCAGTATTTCTATGTCAACGGCCGCTTCGTGCGCGACAAGCTGCTCGTCCACGCCGTGAAGGCCGCGTACGAGGACGTGCTCCACGGCGACCGCTTCCCGTCCTACGTGCTGGCGCTCGAACTCGACCCGGCGATGGTCGACGTGAACGTGCACCCGTCGAAGATCGAAGTGCGCTTCCGCGACAGCCGCGCCGTCCACCAGTTCGTGTTCCACGCCGTGCAGCGCGCGCTGGCCCAGACGTCGGCGACGGCGCACGGCAACGCGCCCGCGCCCGTGAGCGCGGCCGAGATCACGCCGTCGTCCACCTCGCTGGGCGACACGGCCTGGCGCCGTCCGCACGAGCAGACGTCGTTCGGATCGCAGCTCGCGTCGCCCGCCTGGACCTCGGGTTCCGGCACGGGTGGTGGTGGCGGCGGTTCGCGCGCCTCGTCGACGTTCTCGCCCTCCCCGTTCCCGGCCGGCAGCCGCTGGGATGCGCCGGCGGGTGCCGGCATCCCGCAACGCACCGAGAGCTATGGCGCGCTGTTCACCGGCGCGCCGAAAGCATCGCAGCCCCCGGGCGTAGAGGAAACACCGCTGCCGGAGACGACGAAGCCCGCGTCCGACGACGACTTCCCGCTCGGCTTCGCGCTGGCCCAGCTGCACGGCATCTACGTGCTGGCGCAGAACCGCAAGGGCCTCGTGCTCGTCGACATGCACGCCGCGCACGAACGCATCCTGTACGAGCAGCTGAAGAACGCGCTCGACGCCCAGGCCGGCGGCGAGCAGATGCAGGTGCAGCAGATGCTGATCCCCGTGACGTTCTTCGCCGACGCCATCGAAATGGGCACCGCGCAGGAAGAACAGGAGACGCTGAAGGCCCTCGGCTTCGACATCGCGGCCGTGTCGCCGACGACGCTCGCCGTGCGCGCCGTGCCCACCCTGCTGAAGAACGCCGACGCCCAGACGCTCGCGCGTGACGTGCTGCGCGACGTGCGCGAGTTCGGCGGCTCGCGCGTGCTGATCGAGCGCCGCAACGAACTGCTCGGCACCCTCGCCTGCCACACGGCCGTGCGCGCGAACCGCATCCTCACGCTGCCCGAGATGAACGCCCTGCTGCGCCAGATGGAAGCGACGGAACGCGCCGACCAGTGCAACCACGGCCGCCCGACCTGGGTTCAATTGGAGATCGCCGCCCTCGACAAGCTGTTCCTGCGCGGCCAGTAA
- a CDS encoding DUF445 domain-containing protein: MPHKELELRQSKRLALGFFVGAATLFVVSLGLIARWPGNVWIGLLKAFAEAAMVGALADWFAVVALFKRIPIPFVSRHTEIIPANKERIADNLAAFVRDKFLDTDSIVRLIQRHDPAQKVADWLTKPENTERLGDTLVRIAGFALDVIEDAAVQDFIRRAVHGMVRSVDLSQTAGTILESLTRDGRHQQILDEGINQLANLLANPETQDFIAQGIVDWLRDEYAFMEKMLPSELIGRKGADISVRLAAGILKRVSDDPDHPLRRRFDVFTHDFIERLKTDPAFIDKGEDIKRHLLGDAGVNGYIGSLWGDLKGWLKADLHKDDSVLHRRIVATGAWIGRTLAEDPVLRTALNENLELAARGAAPEFAGFLTRHIADTVKHWDSGEMSHQVEINIGKDLQYIRINGTLVGGLIGVVLYLLSALPGWLG; the protein is encoded by the coding sequence ATGCCGCACAAGGAACTCGAGCTGCGCCAGTCCAAGCGCCTGGCGCTGGGCTTTTTCGTCGGCGCAGCGACGCTGTTCGTCGTGTCGTTGGGTTTGATCGCCCGCTGGCCCGGCAACGTTTGGATCGGCCTGTTGAAGGCGTTCGCCGAGGCGGCGATGGTGGGCGCGCTGGCCGACTGGTTCGCCGTCGTCGCGCTGTTCAAGCGGATTCCGATCCCGTTCGTGTCGCGCCATACGGAGATCATCCCCGCCAACAAGGAGCGCATCGCGGACAACCTGGCCGCGTTCGTGCGCGACAAATTCCTCGACACGGATTCCATCGTGCGCCTGATCCAGCGCCACGACCCGGCGCAGAAGGTGGCCGACTGGCTCACGAAACCCGAGAACACGGAACGCCTGGGCGACACCCTCGTGCGCATCGCCGGCTTCGCGCTCGACGTCATCGAGGACGCTGCCGTGCAGGACTTCATCCGGCGCGCCGTGCACGGCATGGTCAGGAGCGTCGATTTGTCGCAGACGGCGGGCACGATCCTGGAAAGCCTGACGCGCGACGGCCGCCACCAGCAGATCCTCGACGAGGGCATCAACCAGCTCGCGAACCTGCTGGCGAACCCGGAGACGCAGGACTTCATCGCGCAAGGCATCGTCGACTGGCTGCGCGACGAATACGCGTTCATGGAAAAGATGCTGCCGTCGGAACTCATCGGCCGCAAGGGGGCGGACATCTCCGTGCGGCTCGCGGCCGGCATCCTCAAGCGCGTGAGCGACGACCCGGACCACCCGCTGCGCCGCCGCTTCGACGTGTTCACGCACGACTTCATCGAACGCCTGAAGACCGATCCGGCGTTCATCGACAAGGGTGAGGACATCAAGCGCCACCTGCTCGGCGACGCCGGCGTGAACGGCTACATCGGGTCGCTGTGGGGCGACCTGAAAGGCTGGCTCAAGGCCGACCTGCACAAGGACGACTCTGTGCTGCATCGCCGGATCGTCGCCACCGGCGCCTGGATCGGACGTACACTTGCCGAGGACCCGGTGCTGCGCACCGCGCTGAACGAGAACCTGGAACTGGCCGCGCGCGGCGCCGCGCCCGAATTCGCGGGCTTCTTGACGCGCCATATCGCCGACACGGTGAAGCATTGGGACAGTGGCGAGATGTCGCACCAGGTCGAGATCAACATCGGCAAGGACCTGCAATACATCCGCATCAACGGCACCCTCGTGGGCGGCCTGATCGGCGTCGTGCTGTACCTGCTGTCCGCGCTGCCGGGCTGGCTGGGATAA
- a CDS encoding CaiB/BaiF CoA transferase family protein, giving the protein MSNGRNGPLTGLRVIEMVGIGPCPFAAMMLADMGADVIRIERKLDPALPNPYPSLGTKYDVMARGRRSLALDLKRPRARHLLLDLVAKADALVEGFRPGVMERLGLGPDVCSERNPKLVYGRVTGWGQTGPLAHAAGHDLNYVALSGMLHAMGEADRPPAPPLNLVGDFGGGGMMLAFGVVCAMLEARASGRGQVVDAAMTDGAALLGAMMYGLRAHGSWSSERGANLLDGGAPFYATYACADGRFIAVGAIEPQFYAQLLVLTGAADPAFVPQRRQDDWPALKEKFAALFATRTRDAWCALLEGTDVCFAPVLDMDEAPQHPHNAARATFVDVDGVTQPAPAPRFSRTPGHAGPVAAPDGPAILADWGWDQDAIATLRRDNIV; this is encoded by the coding sequence ATGAGCAACGGACGGAACGGACCTCTCACAGGCCTGCGCGTGATCGAAATGGTCGGCATCGGCCCGTGCCCGTTCGCCGCGATGATGCTGGCCGATATGGGCGCGGACGTGATCCGCATCGAGCGCAAGCTCGATCCCGCTCTACCCAATCCTTACCCGTCGCTGGGCACCAAGTACGACGTGATGGCGCGCGGCCGGCGCTCGCTGGCGCTGGACCTCAAGCGCCCGCGCGCGCGCCACCTGCTGCTCGACCTCGTGGCCAAGGCCGACGCGCTCGTCGAAGGCTTCCGGCCCGGCGTGATGGAGAGACTGGGCCTCGGCCCGGACGTGTGCAGCGAGCGCAATCCGAAGCTGGTGTACGGCCGCGTCACCGGCTGGGGCCAGACCGGCCCGCTCGCGCACGCGGCCGGGCACGACCTGAACTACGTGGCGCTGTCCGGCATGCTGCATGCGATGGGCGAGGCGGACCGGCCGCCCGCTCCGCCGCTGAACCTCGTCGGCGACTTCGGCGGCGGGGGCATGATGCTGGCGTTCGGTGTCGTCTGCGCCATGCTGGAAGCGCGCGCGTCGGGGCGCGGACAGGTCGTCGACGCCGCGATGACGGACGGCGCCGCGCTGCTGGGCGCCATGATGTACGGTCTGCGCGCGCACGGTTCGTGGTCGTCCGAGCGCGGGGCGAACCTGCTCGACGGCGGCGCGCCGTTCTACGCCACCTACGCCTGCGCGGACGGCAGGTTCATCGCCGTGGGCGCCATCGAACCGCAGTTCTACGCGCAACTGCTGGTGCTGACGGGCGCCGCCGACCCGGCGTTCGTGCCGCAGCGGCGCCAGGACGACTGGCCGGCACTCAAGGAAAAATTCGCGGCGCTGTTCGCCACGCGCACGCGCGACGCGTGGTGCGCGCTGCTGGAGGGCACGGACGTGTGCTTCGCGCCCGTGCTCGACATGGACGAGGCGCCACAACACCCGCATAACGCGGCACGCGCGACCTTCGTCGACGTCGACGGCGTGACCCAGCCGGCGCCGGCACCGCGCTTCTCGCGCACGCCGGGCCATGCCGGGCCGGTCGCCGCACCGGACGGGCCCGCGATCCTGGCCGACTGGGGCTGGGACCAGGACGCCATCGCCACGCTGCGGCGCGACAATATCGTGTAG
- a CDS encoding acyl-CoA dehydrogenase family protein: MTSPWMTPELETFRDAVRRFVASEVVPHQQRWREQQHVDRALWRKAGELGLLLADVPDDFGGSGGTFAHQAVVFEELALAGDTAFGLHVHAIVAHYLLNNGTEEQKYKYLPRLASGELIAAIAMSEPGAGSDLKGIRTTAVRTDLGYRLNGSKTFISNGFLADLVLVVAKTDPAAGAKGISLMLLETANNPGFRVGRILEKMGQKGQDTCELFFDDAIVPLSSVLGGEEGHGFAQLMAELPYERTIVGVAGVACIERALELTVTHARERRAFGQALIEMQNTRFVLAECKTEATVARVFIDRCIEDLVAGRMDTVRASMAKYWITDLQCKIVDRCLQLFGGYGYMLEYPITQMYLDARVQRIYGGANEIMKEIIARSL, from the coding sequence ATGACATCACCCTGGATGACGCCCGAGCTGGAAACCTTCCGCGACGCCGTGCGCCGTTTCGTGGCGAGCGAGGTCGTGCCGCACCAGCAGCGCTGGCGCGAACAGCAGCACGTCGACCGCGCGCTGTGGCGAAAGGCCGGCGAACTGGGTCTGCTGCTCGCGGACGTGCCCGACGATTTCGGCGGATCGGGCGGCACGTTCGCCCACCAGGCCGTCGTGTTCGAGGAACTGGCACTGGCCGGCGACACCGCGTTCGGCCTGCACGTGCATGCGATCGTGGCGCACTACCTCCTCAACAACGGGACGGAAGAGCAGAAGTACAAATACCTGCCGCGGCTCGCGAGCGGGGAATTGATCGCGGCCATCGCGATGTCCGAGCCGGGCGCCGGCTCCGACCTGAAGGGCATCCGCACGACGGCCGTGCGCACGGACCTGGGCTACCGCCTGAACGGTTCCAAGACCTTCATCTCGAACGGCTTCCTGGCCGACCTGGTCCTCGTCGTCGCGAAGACCGACCCCGCCGCCGGCGCCAAGGGCATCTCGCTGATGCTGCTGGAGACGGCGAACAATCCGGGCTTCCGCGTCGGCCGCATCCTCGAGAAGATGGGGCAGAAAGGCCAGGACACGTGCGAGCTGTTCTTCGACGATGCCATCGTCCCGCTCTCGAGCGTGCTCGGTGGCGAAGAAGGCCACGGCTTCGCCCAGCTGATGGCGGAACTGCCGTACGAACGCACGATCGTCGGCGTGGCGGGCGTCGCCTGCATCGAACGGGCGCTGGAACTCACGGTCACGCACGCGCGCGAGCGCCGTGCGTTCGGCCAGGCCCTCATCGAGATGCAAAACACGCGCTTCGTGCTGGCCGAGTGCAAGACGGAAGCGACGGTGGCGCGCGTCTTCATCGACCGCTGCATCGAAGACCTCGTCGCCGGCCGCATGGACACCGTGCGCGCGTCGATGGCCAAGTACTGGATCACGGATTTGCAGTGCAAGATCGTCGACCGTTGCCTGCAGCTGTTCGGCGGCTACGGCTACATGCTCGAATACCCCATCACGCAGATGTACCTGGACGCCCGCGTGCAGCGCATCTACGGCGGGGCGAACGAGATCATGAAAGAAATCATCGCCCGCTCGCTGTGA